In Bremerella alba, one genomic interval encodes:
- a CDS encoding secretin N-terminal domain-containing protein gives MTFRPAPASRCVGLCLVLLLNAGVPETASAQQDVYPKVQSGPAEVRPEGSARGTRPSPSGEKPKPEGTKSAPKEGETKPDEKKDGAKSGDNPMEGNKGPIQRKDEPEKPSDPEELKVRPDERGMVRFNFRGQAWPDVLDWLADISNASLDWQELPGDYLNLTTQRAYSVDEVRDLLNERLMTRGYTILQQQEGFVVAKLEGLNPARVPRVHSEDLRHRDAHEFVKVSFPLSWLMAEDAVEELKPMLSKHGSMSALATSNRLEVLDVASNVREIQHVLQEEQSSEVRSSKVHEFFLRYTRAEEVMSQLQSLLGMNKSSGGGMAAMNPQMMQQMQQMQQQMMQQMQRQQQGGGNKARQRSNTPDDIHLVINSRQNSIIANAPPDKLVVIAEAVKMFDVPPQPGATIGANFQRVKVYRLAQLDPKALQAMLLQAGNLDPTTQLVTDDKNKALIAYATPADQITIEALISKLDGTGRQFKVIRLRRLQADYVAGSIQFMMGSEEEEDDSNSRRGYYSYYGYGRQQEETKSNDKFRVDADVVNNRLLIWANDIELEAVENLLVQLGEIPSGGDSQRGRLRTLDMGSSQSAQELVKKLKEVWPQVSPATLKVEVAKPKEKIEPEPTKTDETKEKKEEANSSVNHRQGITVPVHLAVATQKEEVPTDKEIPDAGIADDNPIEGLTQEELKQKYFPQASTEEKKPNADQSVVIQIDENGRMTLASENPAVLDLLEDILLEMTPPPKDYEIFKLKHAPALYVSWNLEDFFEEKEEEDTSSRTPWFLSYNQPDEKEDPRRLSQRAPIKFLPDIDTNTILVQNASAEQLVTIRELIELYDKPEPVVEETKRLNATYAVRYSRASAIAESVKEVFRDLLSSNDKSLQAPQQQGGDREKSDERSASDYVSRSSGSAFRGKLSIGVDDISNTLLVSTEGENLMKLVMDMVKRIDESAKQVSTVRVVNLKTGVGGDKFRELMNRLLEKQDPQQAQQQQLQNQNGQPGGPQPNPNGQRGPRNWQQNRGQPQAIEANN, from the coding sequence ATGACTTTTCGGCCCGCCCCTGCATCTCGTTGTGTCGGATTGTGCCTCGTTCTTCTCTTGAACGCTGGCGTCCCTGAAACTGCTAGTGCACAGCAAGATGTTTATCCAAAAGTTCAGTCTGGGCCAGCAGAGGTGCGTCCGGAAGGCTCCGCGCGCGGTACGCGTCCTTCCCCAAGCGGAGAAAAACCAAAACCAGAAGGAACCAAGTCGGCACCTAAAGAGGGAGAGACTAAGCCAGACGAAAAGAAGGATGGTGCGAAGTCTGGTGACAACCCTATGGAAGGCAACAAAGGCCCCATCCAGCGCAAAGATGAACCAGAAAAACCTTCAGATCCAGAAGAGTTAAAGGTTCGTCCCGACGAACGTGGCATGGTCCGCTTCAATTTCCGAGGTCAAGCTTGGCCCGATGTCTTAGACTGGCTGGCCGATATCTCGAATGCCAGCCTGGACTGGCAAGAATTGCCTGGCGACTATCTGAATCTCACGACCCAACGAGCTTACAGCGTGGACGAAGTCCGCGACCTATTGAATGAACGTTTGATGACCCGCGGCTATACCATCTTGCAGCAGCAGGAAGGGTTCGTGGTTGCAAAGTTGGAAGGACTCAATCCCGCTCGCGTTCCCCGAGTCCATTCGGAAGACCTGCGCCATCGTGACGCGCACGAATTCGTCAAGGTTTCCTTCCCGCTCAGTTGGTTAATGGCCGAAGATGCTGTGGAAGAGCTGAAACCCATGCTGAGCAAGCATGGATCGATGTCGGCCCTGGCTACCTCGAACCGCCTGGAAGTCTTAGATGTTGCCTCCAACGTGCGAGAGATTCAGCATGTGCTGCAGGAAGAACAATCGTCAGAGGTTCGATCTTCCAAAGTCCACGAGTTCTTCCTTCGTTATACGCGAGCCGAAGAGGTGATGTCTCAGCTTCAATCGCTGCTGGGAATGAACAAATCTAGCGGTGGCGGAATGGCGGCCATGAATCCGCAGATGATGCAGCAGATGCAACAAATGCAGCAGCAAATGATGCAGCAGATGCAACGACAACAACAAGGCGGAGGCAACAAGGCTCGTCAACGGTCGAATACGCCGGATGACATTCATCTAGTAATTAATTCTCGGCAAAACAGCATCATCGCAAACGCCCCGCCAGACAAGCTTGTAGTCATCGCAGAGGCGGTCAAAATGTTCGATGTTCCCCCGCAACCAGGTGCGACCATCGGTGCCAATTTTCAACGCGTGAAAGTGTATCGTCTCGCCCAGTTGGATCCGAAGGCGCTTCAAGCGATGCTGCTGCAAGCGGGAAATCTCGATCCCACCACCCAGTTGGTCACCGACGACAAGAACAAAGCCCTGATCGCCTACGCGACGCCAGCGGATCAAATTACCATCGAAGCGCTTATTAGCAAGCTGGACGGTACAGGGCGCCAATTCAAAGTGATCCGTCTTCGTCGACTTCAGGCCGATTATGTTGCCGGCTCGATTCAGTTCATGATGGGAAGCGAGGAAGAAGAAGACGATAGCAATTCACGGCGAGGATACTATTCCTATTACGGCTATGGCCGGCAGCAAGAGGAAACCAAGAGCAACGACAAATTCCGTGTTGATGCCGATGTTGTCAACAACCGCCTACTGATCTGGGCCAACGATATCGAACTTGAAGCGGTCGAAAATCTGCTTGTCCAACTAGGCGAGATCCCATCCGGGGGCGATTCACAGCGAGGCCGCTTGCGTACACTTGATATGGGTTCCAGCCAGTCGGCTCAGGAATTGGTCAAAAAGCTGAAAGAGGTCTGGCCACAAGTTTCCCCTGCAACGCTGAAAGTCGAAGTAGCAAAGCCAAAAGAAAAGATCGAACCGGAACCAACGAAGACGGATGAGACGAAAGAAAAGAAAGAGGAAGCAAATAGCTCGGTGAATCATCGCCAAGGCATTACCGTGCCGGTCCATTTAGCCGTCGCCACACAAAAAGAAGAGGTCCCGACTGACAAAGAGATTCCAGACGCAGGCATTGCCGACGACAACCCAATAGAAGGCCTTACCCAGGAAGAGCTAAAGCAGAAGTACTTTCCACAGGCCAGCACCGAAGAAAAGAAACCTAATGCGGACCAGTCAGTGGTGATTCAAATCGACGAAAACGGTCGGATGACGTTGGCGTCGGAAAACCCGGCGGTGTTGGATCTGCTAGAAGATATTCTCTTAGAGATGACGCCACCTCCCAAGGACTACGAAATCTTCAAACTTAAACATGCCCCGGCCCTTTATGTGTCGTGGAATTTGGAAGACTTCTTCGAGGAAAAAGAGGAGGAAGACACTTCTTCCCGGACACCTTGGTTCCTGAGCTACAACCAGCCGGATGAAAAAGAAGACCCGCGTCGGTTGTCGCAGAGAGCTCCCATTAAATTCCTACCGGACATCGATACCAATACGATCCTCGTTCAAAACGCCAGCGCCGAGCAATTGGTGACCATTCGCGAATTGATCGAACTTTACGATAAACCTGAGCCCGTTGTCGAAGAAACAAAACGCCTCAATGCGACCTACGCCGTCCGCTATTCAAGGGCATCGGCTATCGCAGAATCGGTCAAGGAAGTCTTTCGCGATCTCCTCTCGTCAAACGACAAGTCTCTGCAAGCTCCTCAACAACAAGGGGGCGATCGTGAAAAATCGGACGAGCGTTCGGCAAGCGACTATGTTTCTCGCAGCAGTGGATCTGCGTTTCGCGGCAAGCTATCGATCGGCGTGGATGACATTTCCAACACGCTGCTGGTCTCGACCGAAGGAGAGAACCTGATGAAGCTTGTGATGGATATGGTGAAACGAATCGACGAATCCGCCAAACAAGTATCCACCGTGCGGGTTGTCAACTTGAAGACTGGCGTTGGCGGAGACAAGTTTCGAGAACTTATGAATCGCCTGCTGGAAAAACAAGATCCGCAACAAGCCCAACAACAGCAGCTGCAAAACCAAAACGGACAGCCTGGCGGCCCCCAGCCTAATCCAAACGGACAACGGGGACCGAGAAACTGGCAGCAGAATCGCGGCCAACCTCAAGCCATCGAGGCAAACAATTAG
- a CDS encoding acyl-CoA thioesterase: MIDRSDLPPELAEFPAVAQVPVQWGDMDSFQHVNNIVYLRWFETSRVRYLEVSGLNPIMEATGCGPILASVHCNYRKQLRYPDTVLIGARMVKLGGTSMKVEHAIYSVTQGHVVADGESGVVYFDYANQRPIVIPEDVRKLIAQTEGRDL; the protein is encoded by the coding sequence ATGATCGACCGTAGCGACCTCCCGCCGGAACTGGCAGAATTTCCTGCCGTGGCCCAGGTGCCGGTTCAATGGGGAGACATGGACTCGTTCCAGCATGTAAACAATATTGTCTACCTGCGCTGGTTCGAGACTTCTCGCGTCCGCTACCTGGAAGTTTCCGGTCTGAATCCCATTATGGAAGCGACCGGCTGTGGGCCGATTCTGGCTTCGGTGCACTGCAATTACCGAAAGCAACTTCGATATCCGGATACCGTCCTCATCGGTGCGCGGATGGTAAAGCTAGGTGGGACAAGCATGAAGGTCGAGCACGCTATCTATAGCGTTACGCAAGGTCATGTTGTCGCTGACGGAGAGTCGGGTGTGGTCTACTTCGATTATGCAAATCAGCGGCCGATTGTTATTCCCGAAGACGTGCGAAAACTGATTGCCCAAACCGAAGGCCGTGATCTCTAA
- a CDS encoding DNA topoisomerase IV subunit A, which yields MAKKKAPKKVAPKTDNKAKVDLSKKDVYTLKQIVGLADSVVSAAGRVRDPKMDIPTRSLSNVRYNKTQRIIEMGKNTTGRQLFNLNQAKSYMQTMLVGSGCKKLIDEGKSTSIRGLYYLLKHTIAGTKEETFADQAESDPVIEDVEVLLNVLREELHLYAQKKGDMVGNIVLRDKGDEIDCSRMGSGGYGIPSIVEPETIEFLKCDAKFVLHVEKGTVWQRFNEDKFWKTHNCILTHGGGQPSRGVRRLLSRLNNELKLPIYCVLDNDPWGYYIYSVIKQGSINLAYESKRMAVPEAKFIGLRSIDYERCNLSPSVQITLNDSDRKRAKQIASYPWFEQKKLWQKEIQKMLDNGFKLEVEALISQGVSYVTEEYVPARLAERSWLD from the coding sequence ATGGCCAAGAAGAAAGCCCCCAAAAAGGTAGCACCCAAGACAGATAACAAGGCGAAAGTTGATCTATCGAAAAAAGATGTTTACACGCTAAAGCAGATTGTTGGTCTGGCCGACAGCGTGGTCTCTGCCGCGGGCCGCGTTCGTGATCCGAAGATGGACATTCCGACGCGAAGTCTCTCGAACGTGCGTTACAACAAGACGCAGCGTATTATCGAGATGGGCAAGAATACCACGGGGCGTCAACTCTTCAATTTGAACCAAGCCAAAAGCTACATGCAGACGATGCTCGTTGGCAGTGGCTGTAAGAAGCTGATCGACGAGGGCAAATCGACCAGTATTCGAGGTCTCTACTACCTGCTCAAGCATACCATTGCTGGGACGAAAGAAGAGACCTTCGCTGATCAGGCCGAAAGCGATCCGGTCATCGAAGACGTTGAAGTGTTGCTGAACGTCCTTCGTGAGGAGCTGCACTTGTACGCTCAAAAGAAAGGGGACATGGTCGGCAATATCGTCCTTCGCGATAAGGGAGATGAAATCGACTGCTCGCGCATGGGAAGTGGCGGGTATGGGATTCCGTCGATCGTCGAGCCGGAAACGATTGAGTTTCTGAAGTGTGATGCTAAATTCGTCCTGCATGTCGAAAAAGGTACGGTTTGGCAGCGATTCAATGAAGACAAGTTCTGGAAGACACATAACTGTATCCTGACGCACGGAGGGGGGCAGCCATCACGTGGTGTTCGGCGATTGCTATCTCGATTAAATAACGAGCTCAAGCTGCCGATCTACTGTGTGCTCGATAACGACCCGTGGGGGTATTACATCTACAGCGTCATCAAGCAAGGCTCGATCAACTTGGCCTATGAATCGAAGCGAATGGCTGTGCCAGAGGCCAAGTTCATTGGGCTGCGTTCGATTGACTACGAACGCTGTAACCTTTCGCCTAGCGTTCAGATCACCTTGAATGATTCTGATCGGAAGCGCGCCAAGCAGATTGCCAGTTACCCTTGGTTCGAGCAAAAGAAGTTGTGGCAGAAGGAAATCCAAAAGATGCTCGATAACGGCTTCAAGCTGGAAGTCGAAGCATTGATCAGCCAAGGCGTAAGCTATGTGACCGAAGAATATGTTCCGGCGCGTTTAGCAGAGCGTTCGTGGTTGGACTAA